From one Corvus cornix cornix isolate S_Up_H32 chromosome 21, ASM73873v5, whole genome shotgun sequence genomic stretch:
- the MASP2 gene encoding LOW QUALITY PROTEIN: mannan-binding lectin serine protease 2 (The sequence of the model RefSeq protein was modified relative to this genomic sequence to represent the inferred CDS: inserted 2 bases in 1 codon) translates to MRPEEPPLSSGGKTLAMLCGRDSIDTEEAPGNKTYISIDNXVEVFRSDYSNEKPFTGFEAFYVAEDIDECKQLLDSKPCHNYMGGYYCSCRVGYTLHENKRTCTGEPLLDQEVLPYLQHPLKSSPDNNIKVKDVGFCFHF, encoded by the exons CTGAGCTCTGGTGGGAAGACCTTGGCTATGCTGTGTGGAAGGGACAGTATAGACACTGAGGAGGCTCCGGGCAACAAGACGTACATCTCCATCGACAA TGTGGAAGTGTTTCGGTCTGACTACTCCAATGAGAAACCATTCACAGGCTTTGAGGCCTTTTATGTTGCTGAAG ATATCGATGAGTGCAAACAGCTGTTGGATAGCAAACCCTGTCACAACTACATGGGGGGCTACTATTGCAGCTGCAGGGTTGGCTACACCCTGCACGAAAACAAGAGGACGTGCACAGGTGAGCCCTTGCTAGATCAGGAGGTACTTCCCTACCTACAACATCCACTTAAATCCAGTCCTGACAATAATATCAAGGTGAAagatgtggggttttgttttcatttttag